In a single window of the Anaerotruncus rubiinfantis genome:
- a CDS encoding undecaprenyl-phosphate glucose phosphotransferase, giving the protein MFKENQRIFVTLLKCVDIAAELFSMLAAYALRFYVLHGDPANFGLDYYLQMLAAALPLYFMLYHGFELYDVFHYKSMVAETQKVAYVNLIGAAFLFLLSFFMRAIDISRMVILFFVLLNTLLTGGVRIAIRLSLRSLRRQGQNLTRLLIVGWNEIAGEFYDKITGDRNFGYEVIGYLSDRPFATGERGVPLLGELRELETILRSGAADEVVISLEYSEYRLLGGVIEVCEREGVKSSLLPFYAKYLPAHPYVDEIDGMPLINIHRIPLDNLFNRFLKRGFDLCGSLLLILLLSPLMLVAAVGIHLSSPGPVIYRQERIGRNKKSFTMYKFRSMQADNAGDMTTWGSRRDDRRTRFGAFLRKFSIDELPQLFNVVKGEMSLVGPRPERPFFVEKFKEEVPLYMLKHLVRPGITGWAQVNGWRGDTSIIERVKCDVFYIENWSFMLDVKILLMTLTRGIVNPSEDL; this is encoded by the coding sequence ATGTTTAAAGAAAATCAGCGGATTTTTGTAACGCTGCTCAAATGTGTCGATATCGCGGCCGAGCTGTTTTCGATGCTGGCCGCGTACGCGCTGCGTTTTTATGTGCTGCACGGCGACCCGGCGAACTTCGGGCTCGATTATTACCTGCAGATGCTGGCGGCCGCGCTTCCGCTCTATTTCATGCTCTACCACGGGTTTGAGCTCTATGACGTTTTCCATTATAAATCGATGGTGGCCGAAACCCAGAAGGTGGCCTATGTCAATCTGATCGGCGCTGCGTTTTTGTTCCTGCTCAGCTTCTTTATGCGGGCGATCGATATTTCACGCATGGTCATCCTCTTTTTTGTGCTGCTCAACACCCTGCTCACCGGGGGCGTGCGCATTGCCATACGCCTTTCGCTGCGCTCGCTGCGCCGGCAGGGGCAGAATCTAACCCGGCTGCTGATCGTTGGATGGAATGAAATCGCCGGGGAATTCTATGACAAGATCACCGGCGACCGCAATTTCGGCTATGAAGTGATCGGTTATCTCAGCGACCGGCCGTTCGCAACCGGCGAACGCGGCGTGCCGCTGCTCGGGGAGCTGCGGGAGCTGGAAACGATCCTGCGAAGCGGCGCCGCAGACGAGGTGGTCATCTCGCTCGAATACAGCGAATACCGGCTTTTGGGAGGCGTGATCGAGGTCTGCGAGCGGGAGGGGGTCAAATCGAGCCTGCTGCCGTTTTATGCAAAGTATCTTCCGGCGCATCCATATGTGGACGAAATCGACGGGATGCCGCTCATCAATATCCACCGTATCCCGCTCGACAACCTTTTCAACCGGTTTTTGAAGCGCGGCTTCGACCTTTGCGGGTCTCTTCTGCTCATCCTGCTGCTGTCGCCGCTGATGCTTGTGGCGGCCGTGGGAATCCACCTGTCGTCGCCCGGGCCGGTAATCTACAGACAGGAGCGCATTGGACGCAACAAAAAGAGCTTCACCATGTATAAATTCCGGTCGATGCAGGCGGATAACGCGGGCGACATGACCACCTGGGGCAGCCGCCGGGATGACCGGCGCACCAGGTTCGGCGCGTTTCTGCGCAAATTTTCGATCGACGAGCTGCCGCAGCTGTTCAATGTGGTCAAAGGGGAGATGAGCCTGGTTGGCCCGCGCCCTGAACGTCCATTTTTCGTAGAGAAATTCAAAGAGGAAGTTCCGCTTTATATGCTCAAGCATCTTGTGCGCCCGGGTATCACCGGCTGGGCACAGGTGAACGGCTGGCGTGGGGACACCTCGATTATTGAACGGGTGAAATGCGACGTGTTTTACATCGAGAACTGGTCTTTTATGCTGGATGTCAAGATTCTGTTGATGACCCTGACCAGAGGGATTGTCAATCCCTCTGAAGATCTCTAG